Proteins from a genomic interval of Sparus aurata chromosome 21, fSpaAur1.1, whole genome shotgun sequence:
- the LOC115572504 gene encoding uncharacterized protein LOC115572504 — MAAQLIQEDLTLTRRVNGDVSFSCRGTDQCDDNYVYWYQKKDTETFSRILRIDKSRCKIGSRYDHPQKNDFSAVNNQNGCELKIQNVTLLHSATYYCSCWKRDPGRNDYLAFLSGTKLFVTASDEKVVKPVVSVYPAASRAHLEGRSSLLCVASAMFPPLVRFSWIRQKEDQVESLPAEGEQLELSESGCTATILPLDQDALDTYKYRCSVQHEGGTVEAQTEQAAVQTTGRSITTTSSAPPTSIVTQPAAVSFQSQCRVKLLCVLYTVLIVKSLVYCCGLSLLRIL, encoded by the exons atggcagcgCAGCTGATTCAGGAGGATTTAACATTGACCAGGAGAGTTAATGGAgacgtctccttcagctgtcgaGGAACTGACCAGTGTGATGACAACTATGTATACTGGtaccagaagaaagacacagaaacattctCAAGGATTCTACGTATTGACAAGAGCAGATGTAAAATAGGTAGCAGGTATGATCATCCTCAGAAAAATGATTTCTCAGCTGTTAATAATCAGAACGGCTGTGAGTTGAAGATCCAGAACGTTACACTCCTTCATTCAGCCACCTACTACTGCTCCTGTTGGAAGAGAGATccc GGAAGAAATGATTACCTCGCCTTTCTCTCTGGAACTAAACTGTTTGTAACAG cTTCAGATGAGAAGGTAGTGAAGCCCGTGGTGAGCGTGTacccagcagcatccagagcccacctggaggggaggagctccctgctgtgtgtggcctcagccatgtttcctcctctggtccGCTTCTCCTGGATAAGACAAAAGGAGGATCAGGTGGAGTCGCTCCCTgctgagggagagcagctggagctcagcGAGTCGGGATGTACCGCCACCATCTTGCCGCTGGATCAGGACGCTCTCGACACGTATAAATACCGCTGCTCCGTCCAGCACGAGGGGGGCACAGTGGAGGCCCAAACAGAACAAG ctgcagttcaAACAACAGGCAGAAGCATCACCACCACATCCAGCGCACCACCTACCTCCATCGTAACGCAGCCTGCAGCAG tgtccttCCAGTCTCAGTGCagggtgaagctgctctgtgtgctctacacagtgctgatagtgaagagtctggtgtactgctgtggactctctctgctgaggatcCTCTGA
- the LOC115572509 gene encoding immunoglobulin lambda-1 light chain-like isoform X2 translates to MILLHHLDSFTSADTFNSTQVFVLLFLTVGGGLHLIFGSGTKLVVTTEQVVKPVVSVYPAASRAHLEGRSSLLCVASAMFPPLVQFSWIRQKEDQVESLPAEGEQLELSESGCTATILPLDRDALDTYKYRCSVQHEGGTVQNQTEQAAVQTTSSSITSSAPPTSIVTQPAAVSFQSQCRVKLLCVLYTVLIVKSLVYCCGLSLLRIL, encoded by the exons atgatccTGCTTCATCATTTGGACTCGTTCACCTCAGCCGACACGTTCAACAGCACACaggtttttgtattactcttTCTCACTGTGGGAGGAGGACTGCACCTGATCTTTGGCTCTGGAACTAAACTGGTTGTAACAA CTGAGCAGGTAGTGAAGCCCGTGGTGAGCGTGTacccagcagcatccagagcccacctggaggggaggagctccctgctgtgtgtggcctcagccatgtttcctcctctggtccAGTTCTCCTGGATAAGACAAAAGGAGGATCAGGTGGAGTCGCTGCCTgctgagggagagcagctggagctcagtgAGTCGGGATGTACCGCCACCATCTTGCCGCTTGATCGGGACGCTCTCGACACGTATAAATACCGCTGCTCCGTCCAGCACGAGGGGGGCACAGTGCAGAACCAAACAGAACAAG ctgcagttcaaacaacaagcagcagcatcacatccAGCGCACCACCTACCTCCATCGTAACGCAGCCTGCAGCAG tgtccTTCCAGTCTCAGTGCagggtgaagctgctctgtgtgctctacacagtgctgatagtgaagagtctggtgtactgctgtggactctctctgctgaggatcCTCTGA
- the LOC115572509 gene encoding uncharacterized protein LOC115572509 isoform X1, which yields MILLHHLDSFTSADTFNSTQVFVLLFLTVGGGLHLIFGSGTKLVVTTEQVVKPVVSVYPAASRAHLEGRSSLLCVASAMFPPLVQFSWIRQKEDQVESLPAEGEQLELSESGCTATILPLDRDALDTYKYRCSVQHEGGTVQNQTEQAAVQTTSSSITSSAPPTSIVTQPAAAAGQTTNNNRTTSSKLPTSTVTWRQTVSFQSQCRVKLLCVLYTVLIVKSLVYCCGLSLLRIL from the exons atgatccTGCTTCATCATTTGGACTCGTTCACCTCAGCCGACACGTTCAACAGCACACaggtttttgtattactcttTCTCACTGTGGGAGGAGGACTGCACCTGATCTTTGGCTCTGGAACTAAACTGGTTGTAACAA CTGAGCAGGTAGTGAAGCCCGTGGTGAGCGTGTacccagcagcatccagagcccacctggaggggaggagctccctgctgtgtgtggcctcagccatgtttcctcctctggtccAGTTCTCCTGGATAAGACAAAAGGAGGATCAGGTGGAGTCGCTGCCTgctgagggagagcagctggagctcagtgAGTCGGGATGTACCGCCACCATCTTGCCGCTTGATCGGGACGCTCTCGACACGTATAAATACCGCTGCTCCGTCCAGCACGAGGGGGGCACAGTGCAGAACCAAACAGAACAAG ctgcagttcaaacaacaagcagcagcatcacatccAGCGCACCACCTACCTCCATCGTAACGCAGCCTGCAGCAG ctgcaggtcagacaacaaacaacaacagaaccaCATCCAGCAAGTTGCCCACCTCCACCGTAACGTGGCGTCAAACAG tgtccTTCCAGTCTCAGTGCagggtgaagctgctctgtgtgctctacacagtgctgatagtgaagagtctggtgtactgctgtggactctctctgctgaggatcCTCTGA